The region CAATGTTTTAGACCACACATACTATCCCTTTTGGATATGGATCATATATTtggccatatactgtacatgaaaaacacaaaggtATACAATATAGTATAGAACAATAGGACCCCTGGGGCACATGATGCCCTGACATTGCTGACCAGTGCAAGACTCTCTAACTgtcagagcgtgtgtgtgccacTGTGagaatgtatgagtgtgagtatgtAAATATGTGAGCATGAGAAAGCCTGTATAAGTCTGTATGTGGCTGCATGGGGAAAGTGTGAGACTGTGAATAATTGTGAGTTTGTATGCTATTGCATGATATTGTGAGTTTGAATGgggctgtgtgagtgtgtgagactgtaAGCCTGAATGATTCTGTACAAAACAATAAGAGACTTAGTCTGTACAAGGCTGGGTCTGTGTGAGGCTGTACGAGGCTGTCTGTGTGAAGCTGTACGAGGCTGTCTGTGTGAGGCTGTACGAGGCTGAGTCTGTGTGAGGCTTTAtgagtctgagtctgtgtgaggCTCTACAAGACTGattctgtgtgagtctgtgtgaggcTTTATGAAGCTGAGTCTTTATAAgactgtgagtctgtgtgataCTTTAAGAGTATGGAGTATAATACTTTGTGATGTCTCTGTAATACTGTTAGTGACACTGAGTTTGTATGACACTGTGTGAGTCTGTACAATATTCTGAGAAACTATGAGACTATGAGTCCCTACGATACTGTGAGAGATTGAGACTGATTGAGTCTGTAAATACTGTGAAATAGTACGAGACTGAGCTTGTACAAGactgtgtgagtctgtatgtgTTACGTATAAATCTGTATGAGTCTGTATGACACTATGTAAGCTGTTGTGGTGCTGTGTGAGACTGTATGAATATGTGAAATGGTGTTAAGAGACTATGTTAAGAGATATGTGATTGCATGACACTGTATGAGACTATGCGTGAATGTTAAAAACTGTGGAAAACAGTATAATTTTGTGTCAGTATGTATGAGCTCTGAGAGAGAAGATGTCAAGCTGGCTAGAGAACCAGTGCTGCAGGCTCTCTCCTTTGATGTTTGACTCAGTCAGCAGCCAGGAGACTTTAACACTCCCTGGCATTGCAGAATTGTTCTGGTCAGCAAGATAATAAGTATAGACAAGACCTcctcccaccccccacccctacACACTGGCAGGGGGGTGGTATATTTAGAAGTAAAAGAAATGCAGATGGAAATGTAAACCTAGAAAGCATGACATACACTGTAGAAAAGCAGCAGATAATGCACACATAATGAAtgacatgagaaaaaaaaaacagaaacagtatGACTAGTTACGAAACAGAAAACGGCATAGACtgtttcatttttctgtttctattttaCTATGTTGCTCGTATGTGCATAAAAAATTGCAGGGCTGATAATGATTAAGAGTACTCTTACTTCTCAACTCAAAAGATGTGATTCTTTATATTCCTATTtgtgaatattaataaatgGCAATTACCAGGCCACATGGGATTATGCCACATTTGTTGGTGCCCACAAAACTCATAAAACTTATAAAAAGTTCACAAAGTGGAAAGCTCAAAATGACCAAAAGACAGTTTCGCAAACATTTACTTACACCTACATCTAAAGCATTGTATATGGTGGAGTCACAACACGTGACGATGCCAAAACATAGAGAAAGATTTACAGCTACATTTGGTGAATTGCAGCACAATAAAAGAGGCCAGAAGGAAATGATTCAACATTAAAACTATTATAAGAGTATTATAAGTATAagcatattataaatattactgCTAATTTTTCTCTAGTACTAGTGGAAGCCAAACCATTGAcactgctttttaaaaatgacctgATGCTGTGGCAAATGCAACtgatttatgcaaaaaaaaaaaatgacagtctCTAAATATCCGTTGCGTCATCTGCTATCTCCTACAGTAATATCAATTCTGCCAGTTACATTGCCTCAGCTTACATCTACTATTGGCGCAGACCTGCCCAAACTCCTTCCatacagcatttattttatacataaataaataaacgttttGAACTAAGCAGTCAAgtttttcattaattaaatactattcttaaacatatatttacacacaatcaGAAGTAggaatagaaatataaaatattttttatgaaagTACAGGATTTTCATGTATACCAATTTATTCATAACCAATTAGTTCATATTCAGCTTGTGGTTGATTGTCCATATGAACACTAGGCTAATTCAGCAAATGCTAATCTTCTTATAGTCCTTACTCATCATACACCATTCATAACACTGCTGAAATAGGAAATTGCTATTTGTAATGaccagtgattaaaaaaaaggctttcaTTGATTTGTTTCATTGATTTGCTCACATTCATAGATGTGCAATCATGGAGCAGTGTGCTTTATTTCCCTTGACACATTGAGCATATTAGTTccatattgttattattacaccTAGTGGTTAAATACTACAATTGCAACAAATGCTCTTggaggattattattattattattttagatgtAGTTGAAAAACAAATTATGCTAACACCTGTATGTCTTTTCAACAcaattttgctaaaaaaaaaaaaaaaaagccctgattttaatggagtgtgtgtgttttaccgaGATTCTGGGTATTTAGTAAGCGTAGCAAGACTACTGGTGTACATCTGTCCTCCCACGTCGATGTGCACTGGTGCGTTGGCCTTGGTCAGCTGGGCCGGTGTGGGGATGCCAGCTGTACCCATTGGGGAGGCTGGCGATTGTGCCAAGCGAGGCCGAGCCGACATGGCCACACTGCTGTGATGTTCCTGAGGCACAGACATAAGGCATAAAAGCAAGGTATGAATGAGAAAGTgggtataaatatatttaaccaTGTTAACTTAGGTTTGTACGCAGTTTTATAAGTATTTGTATGTATGGCTAGAGAGAGAAGACACCAATGGAGAGTGAAACAGTTGGACAGAGAAGCCCCACAGGCAGCCAATGTGTTCCTGTGGGACTGCACAGGATGTCCAGTACAACTAATAGCTCATGCAATCATGTGATATGAGGACAGTGCTGTATGTAGGTCAAACTCCTGATAAATATGTGgtctggggaaaaaataaaataaataaataaatactatatgctactatatactatatggtaatatatatatatatatatatatatatatatatatatatatatatatatatatatatatatatatatatatatattaccatATAAAAGAGGCAATTAAATTATTGCAGCAGAGCTACAAGTACTGTCATTTGCATATGCTCCAGCTTTGTCTGAGACAATCTCTGTTTGTTCTGTATAAAAGGTATGGCCATCAGCATTACTctcaaaatgaattaaacaccAACACGGAAATGTGTTTCAAAGTGTTGCTCTCTTCTGCTTGGCTAGGGACGTGACATCTGTCTCTGCAACATTATTGTGTCAGCATATCCCACCATAATCCCCAACATCACATAGCACTGACAAACACTCTTAAGAGAACTCTGGTCTGTTCAAAGCTATGACATGGCACAGCCAGGAGTATAATTACAGGAGCTGGAACAATTCATACAGCACACTTTTCTTAATTttcaattctaaaaaaaaaaattaatttcagaATTTCCCGTTGTTATGATATTCTAAACCTAGTGATCAGGTGCACTTCCAGAGAAATCTCTTCTCTCTGCTAATGTCCCGATATCTTAATCCATTAGGTCCTTAGCTATGGTAACTGCCATGACGTGTGAATAGGATATGAAACCACTGACATCACAGTCTGAATGAAATCAAGCATAGTAAAAGTGTGAACAACACAGttacaaatgattaaatgaagCCCCCAACTATATAAAGACTTGAAATATTTGACTCCAGCAGacaaatatttctataatacaAAGAGATGAGTCAAAGATGAGACAGCAGggcatttgatttatttattcaagtgTTATGTGgatttctgaaagaaaaacattaattgCATTTTGACACAATGATGGACAGTGAACATGCTATGAAGAAATACgtatgaacatgaaaatgaaCAAGAGACACCACCTTGTTTTTAGACAGTTTTACACTTATTTTTTAGTCTGTCATAGCTGATCTGCAATTTCAAAAACAGACTAAACCTGACTATTAGTTTCCCAACCCCAGTGTGATTCATGCTCCACAGTCTGCTGATTTTCCAGATCAAACACACCAAACTTGCCAGTTTATGtgtcatttgaataaaaacaggGAAATGGACCAAATTGTGTCCGTCAAGTCTGGAACTGTATATCCCTAAGTGACCACGTGACCACCAGGTAGTCTTATCAGTTACCAGATTAGCTAATAGGAGACGGCAACAGGCCGCACCAACAACACATTTAAAACCAAAACACGAGCGTGCATTTTGCCAGCAACTGATTGGTGACGCGTTAACGCCGTAACGCGCGCCAATATTTCgtctcgttgtgaatatttgccCTGACTTAGACCTGAAGTTGTTGTTACCTGCGCAGGCAGCACGAGTGCAGATTCCCCTTTGTGCTCAAGCGCAGCCGGGGCGACGGGGGCCACGGAATCCGCGCTGACTTTAATCGGCACCGGAGGGTTTGCGTCCTCTGCAACAGGGCGAGCGCAAAGCCTTTTAGGGGAATACCCCGGTCCCGGCACATGCGCGGAATACATTTCCAATCGTGGACGTTTGCACATTTTACGCGTCTCAAGGTCCGGTGGGTCTTCGGTGTCGCGACTTGGCCGCTGGCTTCCGTTGACCATTTCCGGTGCAACATGTAGCGGCGCCAATTTCGAGCCGATGCCGGCGACGCTGTTGAGAGTTGCTATGGAGACGGCACCGATGCAGTGGTTGGTGTATGTTTTGGAGAGCTTAGCTGCGCGTGAGAGCATCTGCATCCTCGTGCCCAGCAGGTTTTTGCCCACGGCTTTATTCTCGTACCACGTAGTGTCGTTTTCGCTGCAGTGATCGCGCGGACGCTGGAAAAAAGCCCTGCACGCGGGATTGCGCTTTGACAGGTACTTCACGAAGCTTGCATAAGGGCAAAACTCCGTGCCGGTTTCGTACATGCGCGGGAGGTTTTCCTCATCCGTGTCTGATCTTTTCCTGCTCCAGGATGAAGAGCGGGACTTGTGGTACGGACCGAGCGCTTTGAAGTACACGAACCTCCTCCCGTCCTCGTCCGTGGCGAGCCCGAAAGAGTCCTCCTCGAGCTCGCGTTGGTTCTCTCGGCCCCTCGTGCAGAAGTACATGCACGTTTCGAACCACACTTTGTTGAGCAGTCCGAACGGAGTGCGCGCACTGAACGCGGCAGACGCATACAGCCTGCGCAGGTCGGCGCGCGTGATCGCCTGCTTCTGAACCACGGGTCCAGCGCCCTGCTCCTCTAGGCGGCGGATGACAGCAGCGAGCGCCAGGTTGGCACTGCGCAGCTCCGGGTCCTTGGTCAGGTCGAGCGTGCGGCAAAAGGGCGGCTCGTTGAGATACCGGTTAAGCGAACTGCGTATGCTGATCAGCGACGACTTGCTGTACAACTGACCGCTCTTGGAGCGCGCCTCAGAGTAAAACGCGCGCAGGACCCTGCAGAGCCCGTGTTTGTCCATGCTTTCGAAGTTCGTACTCTGTGCTGTCTCGCTCAAATACTCGCGAAAGATCCGCACAGCGTAACGCGTGGCCAAGCGCGTGTTCTCGCTCAGACGCGAGCGCTCTGACACGGACAGATGAGTCGTCTCTCCCTCATCAGCATCCGGGTCCAGGGGAGACATGAGCAGCTCGT is a window of Tachysurus vachellii isolate PV-2020 chromosome 3, HZAU_Pvac_v1, whole genome shotgun sequence DNA encoding:
- the kctd1 gene encoding uncharacterized protein kctd1 isoform X1, which translates into the protein MARMPGSGHQCCGDDAAPASGERERDTEDGEEGEIQEIQITVDEGEECEDEEAELESKNCKSAEAVLMRNIDQQRGGHELLMSPLDPDADEGETTHLSVSERSRLSENTRLATRYAVRIFREYLSETAQSTNFESMDKHGLCRVLRAFYSEARSKSGQLYSKSSLISIRSSLNRYLNEPPFCRTLDLTKDPELRSANLALAAVIRRLEEQGAGPVVQKQAITRADLRRLYASAAFSARTPFGLLNKVWFETCMYFCTRGRENQRELEEDSFGLATDEDGRRFVYFKALGPYHKSRSSSWSRKRSDTDEENLPRMYETGTEFCPYASFVKYLSKRNPACRAFFQRPRDHCSENDTTWYENKAVGKNLLGTRMQMLSRAAKLSKTYTNHCIGAVSIATLNSVAGIGSKLAPLHVAPEMVNGSQRPSRDTEDPPDLETRKMCKRPRLEMYSAHVPGPGYSPKRLCARPVAEDANPPVPIKVSADSVAPVAPAALEHKGESALVLPAQEHHSSVAMSARPRLAQSPASPMGTAGIPTPAQLTKANAPVHIDVGGQMYTSSLATLTKYPESRIGRLFDGTEPIVLDSLKQHYFIDRDGHMFRYILNFLRTSKLLIPDDFKDYSLLYEEAQYFQLQSLQAELERWHSEQDSGFVSRPCECVVVRVAPELGERITLSGDKALIEDIFPEIGDVMCNSVNAGWNHDSTHIIRFPLNGYCHLNSVQVLERLQQKGFEIAASCGGGVDSSQFSEYVLRREIKQLRTGVLTSVIQIKQETLD